Proteins found in one bacterium genomic segment:
- a CDS encoding RES family NAD+ phosphorylase — MKSLYDSNIDFDEDFFRNIVSRRKSEDLFDDLTGDDPNLHDVAVQAEMRVKKDIPRGVISRGFHYSTAIEYPFLTEPYVASRYSDGSFPVLYGSVDLETTIYETAYHMAKFESQSEGIDEIIVRDRAVYLMHGRAVLIDLTNKGSDFSQLLSNEYSFTQQIGKRLSQEGHPGVMAPSARCQGINVVFFKIEVLSDPRMHCYLTYRLDPRSWTITVERQPGEVINIVEAARWIH, encoded by the coding sequence GTGAAAAGCCTATACGATTCAAACATAGACTTTGATGAGGATTTTTTCAGAAATATCGTTTCCCGCCGAAAGTCAGAGGATCTATTTGATGATCTCACCGGTGATGATCCCAACCTGCATGATGTCGCTGTCCAAGCTGAAATGAGAGTTAAAAAGGACATTCCAAGGGGGGTTATTTCCCGTGGTTTTCATTATTCTACTGCTATTGAATACCCGTTCTTAACCGAACCCTATGTTGCATCAAGATATAGTGATGGTTCATTTCCAGTTCTTTACGGTTCTGTGGATCTGGAAACTACTATCTATGAAACCGCATATCACATGGCCAAATTTGAATCTCAATCAGAGGGAATTGATGAAATAATCGTCAGGGATCGAGCAGTCTACCTGATGCATGGAAGAGCCGTTCTTATCGACTTGACCAACAAGGGAAGCGATTTCTCGCAGCTGTTGTCCAATGAATACAGCTTCACTCAGCAAATCGGCAAGCGGCTCAGCCAGGAAGGACATCCCGGGGTTATGGCTCCTTCAGCTCGGTGCCAAGGCATCAACGTTGTCTTCTTTAAAATAGAGGTTCTAAGCGATCCGAGAATGCATTGCTATCTAACTTACAGACTTGACCCTCGAAGTTGGACTATTACTGTTGAAAGACAACCGGGAGAAGTGATCAATATAGTTGAGGCTGCCCGCTGGATTCATTGA